From the Streptomyces sp. KMM 9044 genome, one window contains:
- a CDS encoding glucose-1-phosphate thymidylyltransferase has product MKALVLSGGAGTRLRPITHTSAKQLVPVANKPVLFYGLESIADAGITDVGMIVGDTAEEIENAVGDGSKFGLRITYIPQERPLGLAHAVLIARDWLGDDDFVMYLGDNFIVGGITGLVDEFRRHRPDAQILLTQVADPRSYGVAELDADGQVIGLEEKPERPKSDLALVGVYLFTPAIHDAVRAVKPSWRGELEITHAIQHLIDSRAEVRCTVVHGYWKDTGNVVDMLEVNRSVLEGVERRIDGEVDDASETIGRVVVEEGARITNSRVVGPAVIASGTVVSDSYVGPFTSVAENCRITDSELEFSIVLRDSSIDGVRRIESSLIGRHVEVTPAPSVPSAHRFVLGDHSKVQIHS; this is encoded by the coding sequence ATGAAGGCTCTCGTGCTGTCCGGCGGCGCCGGCACCCGGCTGAGGCCGATCACCCACACCTCGGCGAAGCAATTGGTCCCCGTGGCCAACAAGCCCGTGCTCTTCTACGGGCTGGAATCGATCGCGGACGCCGGCATCACCGACGTCGGAATGATCGTCGGCGACACGGCCGAGGAGATCGAGAACGCGGTGGGCGACGGATCGAAGTTCGGCCTGCGCATCACCTACATCCCCCAGGAACGCCCTCTGGGGCTGGCCCACGCGGTGCTGATCGCCCGCGACTGGCTCGGCGACGACGACTTCGTGATGTACCTCGGCGACAACTTCATCGTCGGCGGCATCACCGGACTCGTCGACGAGTTCCGCCGGCACCGGCCCGACGCCCAGATCCTGCTCACCCAGGTCGCCGACCCCCGCTCCTACGGCGTCGCCGAACTCGACGCGGACGGACAGGTGATCGGCCTCGAGGAGAAACCCGAACGTCCCAAGAGCGACCTCGCTCTCGTCGGCGTCTACCTGTTCACCCCCGCCATCCACGACGCGGTGCGCGCGGTCAAGCCCTCCTGGCGCGGCGAACTCGAGATCACCCATGCCATCCAGCACCTGATCGACTCCCGTGCCGAGGTGCGCTGCACGGTCGTCCACGGCTACTGGAAGGACACGGGCAACGTGGTCGACATGCTGGAGGTCAACCGGTCCGTCCTCGAAGGCGTCGAGCGCCGGATCGACGGCGAAGTGGACGACGCCTCCGAGACCATCGGCCGGGTGGTCGTGGAGGAAGGGGCCCGGATCACCAACTCGCGCGTCGTCGGCCCCGCTGTCATCGCCTCAGGCACGGTCGTCAGCGACTCCTACGTCGGTCCCTTCACCTCCGTCGCGGAGAACTGCCGGATCACCGACAGCGAACTCGAATTCTCCATCGTGCTGCGGGACTCCTCGATCGACGGCGTCCGCCGCATCGAGTCCTCACTGATCGGCCGCCATGTCGAGGTGACCCCGGCCCCCAGCGTTCCCAGCGCCCACCGATTCGTCCTCGGAGACCACAGCAAGGTACAGATCCACTCATGA
- a CDS encoding S1 family peptidase has translation MSHKRIPKRKAAIAVGGVVALGAAAILLPSANASQDGAADDAAAAPRTLKAADASDLASQLAGLLGDAFAGSYYDGDKQQLVVNVVPGDNNNVVVQAKKAGATVREVDNSMTELAAGERTLKTEATIPGTSWAVDPRTNKILVTADSTVTGENWDRLESTVQGLGSGMATIKKSAGTFRTFASGGDAIFSGGARCSLGFNVTADDGAPAFLTAGHCAVAAEEWSDVQNGQPIATVDQAVFPGEGDFALVRYDDPATDAPSDVDVGGQTLQITEAAEAAVGQEVFRMGSTTGLADGQVLGLDATVNYPEGTVTGLIQTDVCAEPGDSGGSMFTQDGLAIGLTSGGSGDCTVGGETFFQPVTTALAAVGATLGDGGAVAGDQAGGEGDVGDVGGEDAGAGDQAGEAAVGGEEAGQDGGAGQGAEDGAADDGLTETH, from the coding sequence TTGAGTCACAAGCGAATTCCGAAGCGCAAGGCCGCGATAGCGGTGGGCGGTGTGGTGGCGCTCGGCGCCGCGGCGATCCTGCTCCCCAGCGCCAACGCGTCGCAGGACGGCGCGGCGGACGACGCGGCAGCCGCGCCGAGGACCCTCAAGGCGGCGGACGCCTCGGACCTCGCCTCACAGCTCGCCGGGCTCCTCGGCGACGCGTTCGCCGGCTCCTATTACGACGGCGACAAGCAGCAGCTCGTCGTCAACGTCGTACCCGGCGACAACAACAACGTGGTCGTGCAGGCGAAGAAGGCGGGTGCGACCGTCCGCGAGGTCGACAACAGCATGACCGAGCTGGCCGCGGGCGAGCGGACGCTGAAGACCGAGGCCACCATCCCCGGCACCTCGTGGGCCGTCGACCCGCGTACCAACAAGATCCTGGTCACCGCCGACTCCACGGTGACCGGCGAGAACTGGGACAGACTGGAGTCCACCGTGCAGGGCCTCGGCTCCGGCATGGCGACTATCAAGAAGTCCGCGGGCACGTTCAGGACCTTCGCCTCGGGCGGCGACGCGATCTTCTCCGGCGGGGCACGCTGCTCCCTCGGGTTCAACGTCACCGCGGACGACGGTGCGCCCGCCTTCCTGACCGCCGGTCACTGCGCGGTCGCGGCCGAGGAGTGGTCCGACGTGCAGAACGGCCAGCCGATCGCCACCGTCGACCAGGCGGTCTTCCCCGGTGAGGGCGACTTCGCACTCGTCCGGTACGACGACCCGGCAACCGACGCACCGAGCGACGTCGACGTGGGCGGCCAGACGCTCCAGATCACCGAGGCCGCGGAGGCCGCCGTCGGCCAGGAGGTGTTCCGGATGGGCAGCACCACCGGGCTCGCCGACGGCCAGGTCCTCGGACTCGACGCCACGGTGAACTACCCCGAGGGCACGGTCACCGGCCTCATCCAGACCGACGTCTGCGCCGAGCCCGGCGACAGCGGCGGCTCGATGTTCACCCAGGACGGCCTCGCGATCGGCCTCACCTCGGGCGGCAGCGGCGACTGCACGGTCGGCGGCGAGACCTTCTTCCAGCCGGTCACCACCGCCCTGGCGGCGGTCGGCGCGACCCTCGGCGACGGCGGCGCGGTGGCCGGCGACCAGGCAGGCGGCGAAGGGGACGTCGGTGACGTCGGCGGCGAGGACGCCGGTGCGGGCGACCAGGCCGGCGAGGCCGCCGTCGGCGGAGAGGAAGCGGGCCAGGACGGCGGAGCCGGCCAGGGCGCCGAGGACGGCGCGGCCGACGACGGCCTGACCGAGACCCACTGA
- a CDS encoding subtilase-type protease inhibitor, which yields MRNTARWATTIGLTAAAVCAPQSGAASAAPGGAPSALYAPSALVLTMGRGESATAVTPERAVTLTCAPGPSGTHPAVAAACGELAEVDGDLQALAPREGVFCTHQYNPVVVTVDGVWQGQRLSYERTFANECVMNAHGSGVLAF from the coding sequence ATGCGGAACACCGCGCGCTGGGCCACCACCATCGGCCTGACCGCCGCAGCCGTCTGCGCACCCCAGTCCGGGGCCGCGTCGGCCGCGCCGGGCGGCGCACCGTCCGCGCTCTACGCCCCGTCGGCCCTGGTGCTCACCATGGGCCGCGGGGAGAGCGCCACGGCCGTCACACCGGAGCGCGCGGTCACCCTGACCTGCGCCCCCGGGCCCTCCGGCACCCACCCGGCCGTGGCCGCCGCGTGCGGGGAACTGGCCGAGGTGGACGGCGATCTGCAGGCCCTCGCGCCGAGAGAGGGCGTCTTCTGCACCCATCAGTACAACCCGGTCGTCGTCACTGTCGACGGGGTGTGGCAGGGACAGCGGCTCTCGTACGAGCGCACCTTCGCCAACGAGTGCGTGATGAACGCCCACGGTTCGGGCGTCCTCGCGTTCTGA
- a CDS encoding RICIN domain-containing protein gives MPTPHSPRSPYPPPGGDTGRSDESLAARLRGRPEGEAADSVAMLTARHWPAMHDYATVCLASSGPAAAVVTAAAQHRVLNRVALGEPAVALRPVLLVAVRDTVREWASDDRTAGALPELLKPAGGRGMRAAKTMTPENRALAHRSFRSLPALARCVLWHVEVEAEPVSVPAGLLGIDVDIASGALQQARDTFRQGCVHAHQELAPTKDCRFYNRLLDVPIRRGGTLLPDVQQHLVECRYCRNAAEQLSHFEGDLGTLIAEAVLGWGARRYLDSRPGRAAPAPRGGRAARRGHRSGSGRSGGGRHGLLSRIPAPTRLTGLGRPDAVRSTRTLLTGLGAVSAGVLASVLIAGGSPSDGSGTDPTGATSAVGGRGVVPTESPPGVAGLPAGPEPVLLRNIASGLCLDTRGEPQDGAGARLAGCSSRLSQQWTHEEDGLLRSVADPGLCLDAHKDAGVVVLATCADAGESRADDVRYDLTGQGELLPRWDERLALVPAAPDANADIVIGVRDRTENQRWLTEPVSSAEDVLSVGRSRTAAVQHMEPAGPVT, from the coding sequence GTGCCCACTCCTCATTCCCCCCGGTCCCCGTATCCCCCTCCCGGAGGGGATACGGGGAGGTCCGACGAGTCCCTCGCCGCACGATTGCGAGGCCGTCCGGAGGGCGAGGCCGCCGACTCCGTCGCGATGCTGACCGCACGTCACTGGCCGGCGATGCACGACTACGCGACCGTCTGCCTCGCCTCCTCGGGGCCGGCCGCCGCCGTGGTCACCGCGGCGGCGCAGCACCGCGTCCTGAACCGGGTCGCCCTCGGCGAACCGGCCGTGGCCTTGCGGCCGGTGCTGCTGGTGGCCGTGCGGGACACGGTCCGGGAATGGGCCTCGGACGACCGGACCGCCGGTGCCCTGCCGGAACTGCTCAAGCCGGCCGGCGGGCGCGGCATGCGTGCGGCCAAGACGATGACGCCGGAGAACCGCGCACTGGCCCATCGTTCGTTCCGGTCCCTGCCCGCCCTCGCCCGCTGTGTGCTCTGGCACGTCGAGGTCGAGGCCGAACCCGTGTCCGTCCCGGCCGGCCTCCTCGGCATCGATGTCGACATCGCCTCGGGCGCGCTCCAGCAGGCGCGTGACACCTTCCGTCAGGGCTGTGTCCACGCCCATCAGGAACTCGCGCCGACGAAGGACTGCCGGTTCTACAACCGGCTCCTCGACGTTCCCATCCGCCGTGGCGGCACACTGCTTCCCGATGTCCAGCAGCACCTGGTGGAATGCCGTTACTGCCGGAACGCGGCCGAGCAACTGAGCCACTTCGAGGGGGACCTCGGCACGCTCATCGCCGAGGCCGTTCTCGGCTGGGGTGCCCGCCGCTACCTCGACTCGCGTCCCGGCCGGGCGGCACCGGCCCCGCGCGGCGGCCGCGCGGCCCGCCGCGGGCACCGCTCCGGCAGCGGCCGGTCCGGTGGCGGCCGGCACGGCCTGCTGTCCCGGATCCCCGCCCCCACGCGCCTCACCGGTCTCGGACGCCCGGACGCCGTGCGCTCCACCAGGACCCTGCTCACCGGCCTCGGAGCCGTCTCGGCCGGCGTGCTGGCGAGTGTACTCATCGCCGGGGGCTCCCCGTCCGACGGCAGTGGCACCGACCCGACCGGTGCCACCAGCGCGGTCGGCGGCCGGGGGGTCGTACCGACCGAGTCCCCGCCGGGCGTGGCCGGACTGCCCGCAGGACCGGAACCGGTCCTCCTGCGCAACATCGCCTCCGGACTGTGCCTCGACACCCGGGGCGAGCCCCAGGACGGCGCCGGCGCCCGGCTCGCGGGGTGCTCCTCGAGGCTGAGCCAGCAGTGGACCCATGAGGAAGACGGGCTGCTGCGCAGCGTGGCCGACCCGGGCCTGTGCCTGGACGCGCACAAGGACGCCGGGGTCGTCGTCCTCGCCACCTGTGCCGACGCCGGCGAGAGCCGGGCCGACGACGTGCGCTACGACCTCACCGGGCAGGGCGAGTTGCTGCCCCGCTGGGACGAACGGCTGGCGCTCGTGCCGGCCGCCCCCGATGCGAACGCCGACATCGTCATCGGGGTGCGGGACCGGACCGAGAACCAGCGCTGGCTGACCGAGCCGGTGTCCTCGGCCGAGGACGTCCTGTCGGTCGGCCGGTCCCGTACCGCGGCGGTACAGCACATGGAACCGGCCGGGCCGGTGACGTGA
- a CDS encoding toxin Doc, translated as MTSVLHIDVPWLLQRHEEVLPDQPVINDFSALVAAVARHRVDPPRLGVDSDAAWRAAALLHTLALLRPLPSANARFACATAVAYMFVSGVGIDPPYGAIVDLARDLTSGTTDVHGVADRLRSWQI; from the coding sequence ATGACGTCCGTTCTGCACATCGACGTGCCCTGGCTGCTCCAGCGGCACGAGGAGGTCCTTCCGGACCAGCCCGTCATCAACGACTTCTCGGCGCTGGTCGCGGCCGTCGCCCGGCACCGTGTCGACCCGCCCCGCCTCGGTGTGGACTCGGACGCGGCCTGGCGGGCCGCCGCCCTGCTGCACACCCTCGCCCTGCTCCGCCCCCTGCCCTCGGCCAACGCACGCTTCGCGTGCGCCACGGCGGTGGCATACATGTTCGTCAGCGGCGTCGGCATCGACCCGCCCTACGGGGCCATCGTCGACCTCGCCCGCGATCTGACGTCCGGCACGACGGACGTCCACGGGGTTGCCGACCGGCTCCGCTCCTGGCAGATCTGA
- a CDS encoding glycoside hydrolase family 9 protein: MNRRRTALLSLTGLLATALTALPAAPAGADETEQVRNGAFDTTTEPWWASAGVTTNLSDGRLCADVPGGTANRWDAAVGQNDITLVKGESYRFSFAANGTPAGHVVRAVVGLSVAPYDTYYEVSPQLSVSGDTYSYTFTAPVDTAQGQVALQLGGSPDPWRFCMDDVSLLGGVEPEPYEPDTGPRVRVNQVGYLPAGPKNATLVTGATERLPWQLKDAGGKVVRQGTTLPRGVDGSSGQNVHSVDFGAHRARGTGYTLTADGETSRPFDIGAGAYERLRLDSVKYYYTQRSGIEIRHALRPGYARPAGHLDTAPNQGDGAVPCQQGVCDYSLDVTGGWYDAGDHGKYVVNGGISAWEVLSTYERARHARTGQADKLGDGTLDIPESGNGVPDILDEARWELEFLLKMQVPAGEPLAGMAHHKIHDEQWTGLPLLPGDDPQKRELHPPSTAATLNLAATAAQAARLYRPYDREFAAEALAAARTAWTAALAHPEEYASPDDGIGGGAYPDDEVSDEFYWAAAELYLTTEEKQFKEYVLNSPVHTTDIFGPLGFDWSRTAAAGRLDLATVPNKLPGRDKVRSSVVKGADRYLATLKAHPYGMPYAPAGNVYDWGSSHQVLNNAVVLATAHDLTGAAKYRDGALQSMDYILGRNALNISYVTGYGEVSAQNQHSRWYARQLDPALPNPPAGTLSGGPNSSIQDPYAQSMLQGCVGQFCFIDDIQSWSTNEHTVNWNAALTRMASFVADQG; this comes from the coding sequence GTGAACAGACGCAGAACCGCTCTGCTGTCCCTGACCGGCCTGCTGGCAACCGCGCTCACCGCGCTGCCCGCCGCCCCGGCCGGGGCGGACGAGACCGAGCAGGTTCGTAACGGCGCCTTCGACACCACCACCGAACCCTGGTGGGCCTCCGCCGGTGTCACCACGAACCTGTCCGACGGCCGCCTGTGTGCCGACGTCCCCGGCGGCACCGCCAACCGGTGGGACGCCGCCGTCGGCCAGAACGACATCACCCTCGTGAAGGGGGAGTCGTACCGCTTCTCCTTCGCCGCGAACGGCACGCCCGCGGGCCACGTGGTCCGGGCGGTCGTCGGCCTGTCCGTGGCCCCGTACGACACCTACTACGAGGTGTCCCCGCAGCTCAGCGTCTCCGGCGACACGTACTCCTACACCTTCACCGCACCCGTGGACACCGCGCAGGGCCAGGTCGCTCTCCAACTCGGCGGCAGTCCTGACCCCTGGCGCTTCTGCATGGACGACGTGTCCCTGCTGGGCGGCGTGGAGCCCGAGCCGTACGAGCCCGACACCGGACCCCGGGTCCGCGTCAACCAGGTCGGCTACCTCCCCGCCGGCCCGAAGAACGCCACGCTGGTCACCGGGGCGACCGAGCGGCTGCCCTGGCAGTTGAAGGACGCCGGTGGCAAGGTCGTCCGGCAGGGCACCACCCTGCCGCGCGGTGTGGACGGGTCCTCCGGGCAGAACGTGCACTCCGTCGACTTCGGCGCCCACCGCGCGCGGGGCACCGGCTACACCCTCACGGCGGACGGCGAGACCAGCCGGCCGTTCGACATCGGCGCCGGCGCCTACGAGAGGCTGCGGCTGGACTCGGTGAAGTACTACTACACCCAGCGCAGCGGCATCGAGATCCGCCACGCCCTACGCCCCGGCTACGCCCGCCCGGCCGGCCACCTGGACACGGCCCCCAACCAGGGCGACGGCGCCGTGCCCTGCCAGCAGGGCGTCTGCGACTACTCCCTCGACGTCACCGGCGGCTGGTACGACGCCGGCGACCACGGCAAGTACGTCGTCAACGGTGGCATCAGCGCCTGGGAGGTGCTCAGCACCTACGAACGCGCCCGGCACGCCCGCACCGGCCAGGCGGACAAGCTCGGCGACGGCACCCTGGACATCCCGGAGAGCGGCAACGGGGTGCCCGACATCCTCGACGAGGCCCGCTGGGAACTGGAGTTCCTGCTGAAGATGCAGGTGCCCGCCGGCGAGCCGCTGGCCGGCATGGCCCACCACAAGATCCACGATGAGCAGTGGACCGGGCTGCCGCTGCTGCCCGGCGACGACCCGCAGAAGCGCGAACTGCACCCGCCGAGCACCGCCGCAACCCTGAACCTCGCGGCCACGGCTGCCCAGGCGGCCCGCCTGTACCGGCCCTACGACAGGGAGTTCGCGGCCGAGGCCCTGGCCGCGGCGCGCACCGCCTGGACGGCCGCGCTGGCCCATCCCGAAGAGTACGCGAGCCCGGACGACGGCATCGGCGGCGGCGCCTACCCGGACGACGAGGTGAGCGACGAGTTCTACTGGGCGGCGGCCGAGCTGTATCTCACCACGGAGGAGAAGCAGTTCAAGGAGTACGTCCTGAACTCCCCGGTGCACACCACCGACATCTTCGGTCCCCTCGGCTTCGACTGGTCACGCACCGCGGCAGCCGGTCGCCTCGACCTCGCGACGGTGCCGAACAAGCTGCCCGGCCGGGACAAGGTCCGCAGCTCCGTCGTCAAGGGCGCCGACCGCTACCTGGCCACGCTGAAGGCCCACCCGTACGGCATGCCGTACGCGCCGGCCGGCAACGTCTACGACTGGGGCTCCAGCCACCAGGTGCTCAACAACGCGGTCGTCCTCGCCACGGCCCACGACCTCACCGGCGCCGCCAAGTACCGGGACGGCGCGCTGCAGAGCATGGACTACATCCTCGGCCGCAACGCCCTGAACATCTCCTACGTCACCGGGTACGGCGAGGTCAGCGCGCAGAACCAGCACAGCCGCTGGTACGCCCGCCAGCTCGACCCGGCGCTGCCGAACCCGCCCGCCGGGACCCTCTCCGGCGGACCCAACTCGAGCATCCAGGACCCCTACGCCCAGTCGATGCTCCAGGGCTGCGTCGGCCAGTTCTGTTTCATCGACGACATCCAGTCCTGGTCGACCAACGAGCACACCGTCAACTGGAACGCGGCCCTGACCCGCATGGCCTCCTTCGTGGCCGATCAGGGGTAA
- a CDS encoding SpoIIE family protein phosphatase: protein MRADDSFDDPVAARAVIAADGTVTRWNEGARQLLGHRAEDVVGRPAALLLADGAQPPPPPADPRWSGTLALRHRDGGTVTVWMLAHRGRPEDGGTGDWLAVTPLPSGRTDPTGDPVLWAAMVQSPCATVVFDTKLRLHGANKAMADLLGLPAAHLRGLTPGDIGGRPRHAELERHMAQVLRTGRGHDVQTRVRALGKGRDEAWLARIAPLTDDAGRVVGVCVTAHDFTEQSRARARLQLVNEASMHIGATLDVTRTAQELTEVCVPALADFVSVDLLDHDHGADPTGPLALPVSLRRVAHRSRTAGSPESVADAGEVVVYPAAAPHADSLIAGHSVVASVPSGDLDPWLAVDDARARQVREFGIHSMLSVPLQARGVTLGVAAFTRFQHPEHFTHDDVLLAEEITARAAVCIDNARRYSRERETTLTLQRSLLPRGLPRTAAVDAASRYLPTARTGVGGDWFDVIPLSGMRVAMVVGDVAGHGIQASATMGRLRTAVRTLADIDLAPEELLTHLDDLVLHLAHESGGVAGPGEVGATCLYAVYDPVSRRCTLSRAGHPPPALVPPKGPVRMLDMPSGPPLGLGGLPFESVEVELPEGSVLAFYTDGLVGGQGDDNDADAGSRMLCDALSHAAPGSLDEACDRVLHAMLQPGPATDDVALLLTRTRGLPSSQVATWDIPADPSLVAPVRKQVLDQLGVWALTEASFTVELVVSELVTNAIRYGAPPIRLRLISDASALICEVSDTSHTAPHLRRAKSWDEGGRGLLLVAQLTQRWGSRHTPEGKTIWAELGPTEEL from the coding sequence ATGAGGGCGGACGACTCGTTCGACGATCCGGTGGCGGCTCGTGCCGTCATCGCCGCCGACGGCACCGTCACCCGGTGGAACGAAGGCGCCCGGCAGCTCCTGGGTCACCGGGCCGAGGACGTGGTCGGCCGCCCGGCGGCCCTTCTGCTCGCCGACGGTGCGCAACCGCCCCCGCCACCGGCCGACCCGCGCTGGAGCGGCACGCTCGCGCTGCGGCACCGGGACGGCGGCACCGTCACCGTGTGGATGCTCGCCCACCGCGGCCGGCCCGAGGACGGCGGCACCGGCGACTGGCTGGCCGTCACCCCACTGCCGTCCGGGCGCACCGATCCCACCGGAGATCCGGTGCTCTGGGCTGCGATGGTCCAGTCCCCCTGTGCCACCGTCGTCTTCGACACGAAGCTGCGCCTGCACGGTGCCAACAAGGCGATGGCCGATCTCCTCGGGCTGCCGGCCGCCCACCTGCGCGGTCTGACACCCGGCGACATCGGCGGCCGGCCCCGGCACGCGGAGCTGGAGCGCCACATGGCCCAGGTGCTGCGGACTGGCCGGGGACACGACGTGCAGACGCGCGTGCGGGCGCTCGGCAAGGGCCGCGACGAGGCCTGGCTGGCCCGGATCGCGCCTCTCACCGACGACGCCGGCCGGGTCGTCGGTGTCTGCGTGACGGCCCACGACTTCACCGAGCAGAGCAGGGCGCGGGCCCGGCTGCAACTGGTCAACGAGGCCAGCATGCACATCGGCGCCACCCTCGACGTCACCCGGACGGCACAGGAGCTGACGGAGGTCTGCGTCCCCGCGCTCGCCGACTTCGTCAGCGTCGACCTCCTCGATCACGACCATGGTGCCGACCCCACCGGCCCGCTCGCCCTGCCGGTCTCGCTGCGCCGGGTCGCCCACCGGTCCCGCACGGCGGGCAGCCCCGAGTCGGTCGCCGACGCGGGCGAGGTGGTCGTCTACCCGGCCGCCGCGCCTCATGCCGACTCGCTGATCGCCGGGCACAGCGTCGTCGCCTCGGTGCCCTCCGGTGACCTCGATCCGTGGCTCGCGGTCGACGACGCCCGCGCCCGGCAGGTCCGGGAGTTCGGCATCCACTCGATGCTGTCCGTCCCGCTCCAGGCCCGCGGTGTCACCCTCGGTGTCGCGGCGTTCACCCGGTTCCAGCACCCCGAGCACTTCACCCACGACGATGTGCTGCTGGCCGAGGAGATCACCGCACGTGCGGCCGTCTGCATCGACAACGCCCGCCGCTACTCCCGCGAACGCGAGACCACCCTCACGCTCCAGCGCAGCCTGCTCCCCCGCGGCCTGCCCCGGACGGCCGCGGTGGACGCAGCCTCCCGGTATCTGCCGACCGCGCGCACCGGTGTGGGCGGCGACTGGTTCGACGTGATCCCGCTGTCCGGGATGCGGGTGGCCATGGTGGTGGGGGACGTTGCCGGCCACGGCATCCAGGCCTCGGCGACGATGGGCCGGCTGCGTACGGCCGTGCGCACCCTCGCCGACATCGATCTGGCGCCGGAGGAACTGCTCACCCACCTCGACGACCTGGTCCTGCACCTCGCGCACGAGTCGGGCGGCGTCGCCGGCCCGGGCGAGGTCGGCGCGACCTGCCTGTACGCGGTGTACGACCCGGTGTCACGGCGCTGCACCCTGTCGAGGGCGGGGCATCCGCCGCCGGCCCTGGTCCCGCCAAAGGGGCCGGTGCGCATGCTGGACATGCCGTCCGGGCCACCGCTGGGCCTGGGTGGGCTGCCCTTCGAGTCCGTTGAGGTGGAACTGCCCGAGGGCAGTGTGCTGGCGTTCTACACGGACGGACTGGTCGGCGGCCAGGGGGACGACAACGACGCGGACGCAGGCTCGCGCATGTTGTGCGACGCGCTGTCCCACGCGGCCCCCGGGTCGCTCGACGAGGCCTGCGACCGTGTCCTGCACGCCATGCTCCAGCCGGGTCCCGCCACGGACGACGTGGCGCTGCTGCTGACCCGTACCCGCGGGCTGCCGTCCTCCCAGGTCGCCACCTGGGACATCCCGGCCGACCCGTCGCTCGTTGCGCCGGTGCGCAAGCAGGTTCTCGACCAGCTGGGCGTGTGGGCGCTGACCGAGGCGTCGTTCACCGTCGAACTGGTGGTGAGCGAGCTGGTCACCAACGCGATCCGCTACGGGGCGCCGCCGATCCGGCTCCGGCTGATCAGCGACGCGTCGGCGCTGATCTGCGAAGTGTCCGACACCAGCCACACCGCCCCGCATCTGCGGCGTGCCAAGAGCTGGGACGAGGGCGGCCGGGGGCTGCTCCTGGTCGCCCAGCTCACCCAGCGGTGGGGCAGCAGACACACCCCCGAGGGCAAGACCATCTGGGCCGAGCTGGGTCCGACGGAGGAGCTGTGA